TGCTTCCCGAACTTCGACCTGGGTATCTATTCCCAGGCAGTGGCGCGCTTGTCGTTGGCGGAGCCCAACCCGTGGATCAGTGCGCGGCAGGTCTTCATCTTCAACGACCACTTCGACCCCATCCTCTGGGTGGCCCATCCTCTGGCGCGGATAATCCCACCCATGTGGGCCGCGTTGGTCGTCGAGGCACTCTTCGTGCTGCTCACCGTGGCCCCCCTGCTTTGGCTCCACTTGAAGGGGTTGCTGAGCCGCAATGCCTTGGTTCTGCTCGCGGTACTCCTGCTGCTGAGTCCCAGCATGGTGGAGGCCATGAAGTTCCCCGTCCACCCGACGACGTGGTCCGTACTGCCCTGGGTGCTGACGGGATTGGCCTTCCATCTGCGCCGCCAAGGATTGCTCCTGGCGTCGCTGGTCCTCCTGTTTGCCTGCAAGGAGGAGTTCGCTTTCGGAGGCGTCATGCTGACCCTCGCGCTGTTCCTGCGTGGGGAGCGACGCCTCGCGACATTCGTGGGGGCGCTGTCGCTCGCCTGGCTCACATGGGTCTATGGGCTGCGCCCTTGGCTCCTGGGCCCCACCGTGGACTACACCTTCCGCCTCAGACAGGGGATGGAGGGAGGCTGGTTCCACTATCTCTCGCTCCGTCTGGCTCCGCCTCATGTGTCGCGCATCGGCACCCTGACGCTGCTGTTCGTCCCACTGGGGGTCTGGGCATGGCGTGAACGGCTGCGGCCC
The window above is part of the Myxococcus xanthus genome. Proteins encoded here:
- a CDS encoding DUF2079 domain-containing protein produces the protein MALLLVVLIWGVFVVVPVWLQAAQVCFPNFDLGIYSQAVARLSLAEPNPWISARQVFIFNDHFDPILWVAHPLARIIPPMWAALVVEALFVLLTVAPLLWLHLKGLLSRNALVLLAVLLLLSPSMVEAMKFPVHPTTWSVLPWVLTGLAFHLRRQGLLLASLVLLFACKEEFAFGGVMLTLALFLRGERRLATFVGALSLAWLTWVYGLRPWLLGPTVDYTFRLRQGMEGGWFHYLSLRLAPPHVSRIGTLTLLFVPLGVWAWRERLRPDWTWLLVLLPMLGIRFLAMAWRFHYGVSVVAAALMGFLPVLRTRSPPWWVIASTSVVLLASNEPNLRKLTSTLVSPQTSPRHCPRTPERLASLSRGVDMLTQHSEGSALLSSNLVTLLAHRSEIYAVGGPQPDEGRVHEWVLVEKPPHGDVWPLTSTRVRELIDVWRTDASTQVIIDDENVFMARGRFTAHR